The Vibrio pomeroyi genome window below encodes:
- a CDS encoding sigma-70 family RNA polymerase sigma factor yields MFGKKTAKRPVNSDMDKQRKYEALVRAYHRDLFRYAYWLCKDKSIAEDLVQETCLRAWKSLDSLQDEKAAKSWLITILRRENARRFERKQFDLVDIDDHGNDASVSDDPHHQHLWLQAQIMKLEIDYREPLFLQVIGGFSGDEIADILELNKNTVMTRLFRARNQLKEMLDTEEAERGQHNG; encoded by the coding sequence ATGTTTGGAAAGAAAACAGCCAAGCGTCCGGTCAACTCTGATATGGACAAACAAAGAAAATACGAAGCACTCGTGCGTGCCTATCATCGTGACCTCTTTCGCTACGCCTATTGGTTATGTAAAGACAAAAGCATTGCCGAAGATTTAGTGCAAGAGACTTGCCTTCGTGCATGGAAGTCACTCGATAGCCTACAAGATGAAAAAGCCGCGAAATCTTGGCTGATTACTATTTTGCGCCGCGAGAATGCTCGACGTTTTGAACGCAAACAGTTTGATCTGGTTGATATCGACGATCATGGTAACGATGCTAGTGTCAGTGATGACCCACACCATCAGCACCTATGGTTGCAAGCTCAGATCATGAAACTTGAAATTGATTACCGTGAGCCTCTCTTCTTGCAAGTGATTGGTGGTTTTAGTGGTGATGAGATCGCAGACATTCTCGAACTCAACAAAAACACGGTGATGACACGTTTATTCAGAGCTCGAAATCAGTTGAAAGAGATGCTGGATACAGAAGAGGCAGAGAGGGGGCAACATAATGGATGA
- the sixA gene encoding phosphohistidine phosphatase SixA, which translates to MKIFIMRHGEAEHFADSDAERALTKRGKMASLAVAQAANEQGISQFDKVLVSPYLRAQETWLEISQAFSGTKVETCDDITPYGMSDDVFDLTLAMAEVEKLETILFVSHLPLVGYLTAEFATGMAPPMFPTSGLACIDFNLETQKGELLWNINP; encoded by the coding sequence ATGAAAATATTCATTATGCGCCACGGTGAAGCAGAACATTTTGCGGATTCGGATGCAGAACGAGCGTTGACCAAGCGCGGGAAAATGGCTTCTCTTGCAGTGGCACAAGCTGCAAATGAGCAGGGGATTAGTCAATTCGATAAAGTGCTGGTGAGTCCATATTTAAGGGCTCAAGAAACGTGGTTAGAGATCTCTCAGGCGTTTTCTGGCACGAAAGTAGAAACCTGTGATGATATTACGCCTTATGGTATGTCCGACGATGTGTTTGATTTGACCTTGGCAATGGCTGAAGTAGAAAAACTAGAGACCATTTTATTTGTTTCTCATTTACCTCTAGTGGGCTACCTAACAGCAGAATTTGCCACTGGTATGGCTCCGCCAATGTTTCCAACGTCAGGCCTAGCCTGCATCGACTTTAACCTTGAAACACAAAAAGGTGAGTTACTTTGGAACATCAATCCATAG
- a CDS encoding insulinase family protein, translating to MHLSPNDEHQYRYITLNNGLRVLLVQDQNAQKAAAALAVNVGHFDDPTDREGLAHYLEHMLFLGTEKYPKVGEFQSFISQHGGSNNAWTGTEHTCFFFDVELNAFETALDRFSQFFTAPLFNEEALDKERQAVDSEYKMKLNDDSRRLYQVTKELVNHNHPFSKFSVGNIDTLGDRNGETIRQEILSFHQQQYSADLMTLTLSGNQSLDDMQGWVEDRFSSITNHNLQGKKVEVPIVGELSTGVQVHVEPIKEVRKLILTFPMPSMDEHYGVKPLSFFAHLLGYEGEGSLMMQLKEKGWITSLSAGGGASGSNYRDFTVSCSLTIEGLTKTDNIIQAVFQYIKLIEQQGIEEWRYLEKRAVLESAFRFQEPARPLDVVSHLVINMQHYQEQDVVYGDYKMSHFDNELQRSLLPYLTVDNMRATIVAQGFEYDREAKWYFTPYSVTPFSSEQTQCFMCINPGWQFELPSKNPFICYDLDPAELEGDAKHPQLLEELDGFKLWHLQDHQFRVPKGVVYIAIDSPHSVASPRNIVKTRLCVEMFLDSLEKDTYQAEIAGMGYNMYTHQGGVTLTLSGFSEKQPQLLNMILERFQARDFSPTRFETIKHQLLRNWNNASQDRPISQLFNAMTGILQPNNPPYAVLIEALETIEVDELSSFVQSILAELHVEMFVYGDWKKADAHKMADTLKDALRVQDQAYEESLRPLIMLGENGSFQREVVCNQDDSAIVVYYQCPDISPQNIALYSLANHLMSATFFHEIRTKQQLGYMVGTGNMPLNRHPGIVLYVQSPNAAPADLLASIDEFLNAFYMVLLELNDYQWHSSKRGLWNQISTPDTTLRGRAQRLWVAIGNKDMEFNQRERVLEELKGLTRSDMMRFVVSHLKPRTANRLIMHAHGNAHQDEEKLSAGVEIGSIDEFQLRPKDTELG from the coding sequence GTGCACTTAAGCCCAAATGATGAACATCAATACCGTTACATAACCTTAAATAACGGGTTACGCGTACTGTTAGTTCAGGACCAAAATGCTCAAAAAGCAGCAGCCGCATTAGCCGTTAATGTGGGGCACTTTGATGACCCTACAGACCGAGAGGGTTTAGCTCACTACTTAGAGCATATGCTATTTTTGGGAACTGAAAAGTATCCAAAGGTCGGAGAGTTCCAAAGTTTTATCAGCCAACATGGCGGTAGCAACAATGCTTGGACGGGAACAGAGCACACCTGCTTCTTTTTTGATGTTGAATTGAATGCGTTTGAAACCGCACTCGATCGCTTCAGCCAATTTTTCACGGCTCCCCTGTTCAACGAAGAAGCATTAGATAAAGAACGCCAAGCCGTTGATTCAGAATATAAGATGAAACTCAACGACGATTCGCGACGCTTGTACCAAGTTACCAAAGAACTGGTGAACCACAATCACCCATTCTCGAAGTTTTCTGTCGGTAATATCGATACGTTGGGAGACAGAAACGGCGAGACGATTCGACAAGAGATCTTATCGTTCCACCAGCAACAATATTCTGCAGACCTGATGACGCTGACGCTGTCTGGCAATCAATCCTTAGATGATATGCAAGGCTGGGTTGAGGACCGTTTTAGTTCGATTACCAATCACAACCTGCAAGGCAAGAAGGTTGAAGTACCGATTGTTGGCGAATTAAGCACAGGCGTTCAAGTGCACGTTGAGCCAATTAAAGAAGTGCGCAAACTCATCTTAACCTTCCCTATGCCAAGCATGGATGAGCATTATGGCGTTAAGCCACTGTCGTTCTTTGCACACCTTTTAGGTTACGAAGGCGAAGGCAGTTTGATGATGCAGTTGAAAGAGAAAGGTTGGATTACTTCTCTCTCAGCAGGTGGCGGCGCAAGCGGCAGCAACTATCGTGATTTCACAGTCAGTTGCTCATTGACCATCGAAGGTTTAACCAAAACCGATAACATCATCCAAGCGGTATTCCAGTACATTAAGCTGATTGAACAACAAGGTATTGAAGAGTGGCGTTACCTAGAAAAGCGTGCCGTTTTAGAGTCCGCTTTCCGCTTTCAAGAACCAGCAAGACCACTTGATGTCGTGAGTCATTTGGTGATCAACATGCAGCACTACCAAGAACAAGATGTGGTGTATGGCGATTACAAAATGTCGCATTTCGATAACGAATTACAGCGTTCTTTGCTTCCCTACTTAACCGTCGACAACATGCGCGCGACCATTGTTGCCCAAGGTTTCGAGTATGACAGAGAAGCGAAATGGTACTTTACGCCCTACTCTGTGACACCTTTTAGCTCAGAGCAAACCCAATGCTTTATGTGCATCAATCCCGGTTGGCAGTTCGAGCTTCCAAGCAAAAACCCGTTTATTTGCTATGACTTAGATCCGGCAGAACTCGAAGGTGACGCTAAGCACCCGCAATTGTTAGAAGAGTTAGACGGCTTTAAGCTGTGGCACCTGCAAGACCATCAATTTCGAGTACCGAAAGGTGTGGTGTATATCGCTATTGATAGCCCGCACTCAGTGGCTAGCCCTAGGAACATCGTCAAAACACGCTTATGTGTAGAGATGTTCTTAGATTCACTCGAAAAAGATACCTATCAGGCTGAAATTGCTGGTATGGGTTACAACATGTATACCCACCAAGGTGGTGTCACACTGACTCTGTCTGGATTCAGTGAGAAGCAGCCGCAATTGCTCAATATGATTCTTGAACGCTTCCAAGCACGCGACTTTAGTCCAACACGCTTCGAAACAATTAAGCATCAATTGCTAAGAAACTGGAACAACGCGTCGCAAGATCGTCCTATCTCGCAACTGTTTAATGCAATGACAGGCATCTTACAGCCCAACAACCCTCCTTATGCGGTGTTGATTGAGGCACTAGAAACGATTGAAGTCGATGAGTTGTCGTCATTCGTTCAGTCTATTTTGGCTGAACTTCATGTTGAGATGTTTGTATATGGCGACTGGAAAAAAGCCGATGCACATAAGATGGCTGACACGCTAAAGGATGCCCTACGTGTTCAAGATCAGGCTTATGAAGAGTCACTGCGACCGTTAATCATGCTGGGTGAAAACGGCAGCTTCCAACGTGAAGTGGTCTGTAATCAAGATGATTCGGCTATCGTGGTTTACTACCAATGCCCTGATATTTCACCTCAAAATATCGCGTTGTACTCACTCGCTAACCATTTGATGTCGGCCACTTTCTTCCATGAGATTCGTACTAAACAACAACTGGGCTACATGGTTGGCACTGGCAACATGCCACTCAATCGACACCCAGGTATTGTGTTGTACGTGCAATCTCCCAATGCTGCTCCGGCTGATCTGTTAGCTTCAATAGATGAGTTCCTTAATGCTTTTTATATGGTGTTATTGGAGCTCAATGACTACCAATGGCACAGCAGTAAACGCGGTCTCTGGAATCAGATTTCAACTCCCGACACGACATTGCGAGGTCGAGCACAGCGCCTGTGGGTTGCGATTGGTAATAAAGATATGGAATTCAACCAGAGAGAACGTGTGCTTGAAGAGCTCAAAGGGCTCACTCGCTCTGACATGATGCGTTTTGTGGTTAGCCACCTGAAACCGCGCACGGCCAATCGTTTGATTATGCACGCTCACGGTAATGCGCATCAGGACGAAGAGAAGCTGTCGGCGGGTGTGGAGATAGGCTCTATTGACGAGTTTCAACTGCGCCCGAAAGATACTGAGCTTGGCTAA
- a CDS encoding outer membrane protein transport protein gives MTTNNTRLFKKSLLAVTITLASSQAMAAGFQLNAQSATGIGRAFAGDAVIADNASVMARNPAAMALFDKTELSLGFESITSMIEVKDAEYNINGSPIPVADTDDVGDTSIAPNIHLIVPVNDKFAWGVNAYSNFGTKTEFDDSYTAAEYGGLTDVQSINFGLAGSYRLNKQWSFGAGLDLIYGQGTMKRETSAALGVASGGLVPAGTTLVDVDEADGWAVGFNVGTVYELDENNRFGLAYRYSPEITAKDDKGQEITLPLPDIAEFSGYHKIEDTKFAVHYSVQWIGWGAFDQIDFENLQGSPLGSSYAKQYQWQDGWHYSIGGTYYLNSDWTLRAGYMYDTSAQDELTSISVPDSDRQWFSAGFTYHIDTVSNVDFGFTYLMGDDVNVSETTPVAPGLSTGVNATTHADAILMGLQYSRSF, from the coding sequence ATGACTACCAACAACACGCGTCTGTTTAAAAAGTCTCTTTTAGCAGTAACAATTACACTGGCGTCTTCGCAAGCGATGGCAGCAGGTTTCCAACTTAACGCACAATCAGCAACCGGCATCGGCCGCGCTTTCGCTGGTGATGCAGTAATCGCAGATAACGCGTCAGTAATGGCACGTAACCCTGCAGCAATGGCACTGTTTGACAAAACTGAGCTATCTCTTGGTTTTGAAAGCATCACTTCTATGATTGAAGTTAAAGATGCAGAATATAACATCAACGGAAGTCCAATTCCGGTTGCCGACACTGATGATGTTGGTGATACATCTATCGCGCCAAATATCCACCTTATTGTTCCAGTTAACGATAAATTCGCTTGGGGTGTTAATGCGTACTCAAACTTCGGTACTAAGACAGAGTTCGATGATAGTTATACTGCAGCAGAATACGGCGGACTAACCGATGTTCAGAGCATTAACTTTGGCCTTGCAGGTTCATACCGACTAAATAAACAATGGAGCTTTGGTGCAGGTTTAGACCTTATTTACGGTCAAGGTACTATGAAAAGAGAAACTAGTGCAGCTCTAGGTGTAGCTAGTGGCGGTTTAGTTCCTGCCGGAACAACATTAGTTGATGTTGATGAGGCTGATGGTTGGGCTGTGGGCTTCAATGTTGGTACTGTATATGAGCTAGATGAAAACAACCGCTTCGGCTTAGCTTACCGTTACAGTCCAGAGATCACAGCTAAAGATGACAAAGGCCAAGAAATCACCTTACCTTTACCTGATATCGCTGAATTCTCTGGTTACCACAAAATAGAAGATACTAAATTCGCAGTTCACTACTCTGTACAATGGATTGGTTGGGGTGCATTCGATCAAATCGACTTTGAAAACTTACAAGGTTCACCTCTTGGCTCGTCGTATGCGAAACAATACCAATGGCAAGATGGTTGGCACTACTCTATTGGTGGTACATACTACCTAAACTCTGATTGGACTCTTCGTGCAGGTTACATGTACGACACAAGTGCACAGGATGAACTAACTTCTATCTCTGTTCCTGATTCAGATCGTCAGTGGTTCTCTGCAGGTTTCACATACCATATTGATACAGTTTCAAACGTTGATTTCGGTTTCACTTATCTAATGGGTGATGATGTAAATGTATCAGAAACGACTCCGGTTGCTCCTGGACTATCGACTGGCGTTAACGCGACCACACACGCTGATGCAATCCTAATGGGTCTACAATACAGCCGTAGCTTCTAA
- a CDS encoding DUF3379 domain-containing protein, giving the protein MDDLEFRRRVLSEPKQRTQDIIDAAANSEANSNFLDDVLSLDKQIHSAMNVDVPDDLADRILFNQTSSEESKVVRPTFARRAMAMAASVAFVAGLLVGQVNWGNALVSPAQASLADTAMKHVVDEKSFISGLDEQVTSQQINAKMNPFAFQFDEAFPYHVYYLNHCGFGKSNAMHMVFQGEKGKVTLFLTGIPTDKPVDFDEKGMSGSVTPIDDSSLILVGEDGEDVSKIAEKLTKMIKPMG; this is encoded by the coding sequence ATGGATGATTTGGAATTTCGTCGTCGTGTATTGTCGGAACCTAAACAGCGTACACAAGATATTATTGATGCAGCAGCAAACAGCGAAGCCAATAGTAACTTCTTAGACGATGTACTATCGCTTGATAAACAGATCCACTCTGCGATGAACGTGGATGTACCAGACGATCTTGCTGATCGCATTCTGTTCAATCAAACCTCAAGCGAAGAAAGCAAAGTGGTAAGGCCGACTTTTGCTCGACGAGCAATGGCGATGGCAGCCTCAGTAGCATTTGTTGCAGGCTTATTAGTTGGCCAAGTGAATTGGGGAAATGCATTAGTCTCTCCAGCACAAGCAAGCTTAGCTGATACGGCAATGAAACACGTTGTTGATGAAAAGAGCTTTATTAGTGGGCTTGATGAACAAGTCACATCTCAACAGATCAATGCCAAAATGAACCCGTTCGCTTTTCAGTTTGACGAAGCTTTCCCCTATCACGTTTATTACTTGAACCATTGTGGTTTTGGTAAGTCGAATGCCATGCACATGGTCTTCCAAGGCGAAAAAGGCAAAGTCACACTGTTTTTAACAGGGATTCCAACAGACAAACCGGTCGACTTTGACGAAAAAGGTATGTCTGGTTCGGTAACTCCGATCGATGACAGCAGTCTGATCCTTGTCGGTGAAGATGGCGAGGACGTTTCTAAGATCGCCGAAAAGCTCACAAAAATGATCAAACCAATGGGCTAA
- the prmB gene encoding 50S ribosomal protein L3 N(5)-glutamine methyltransferase translates to MDKIFVEEAVSELHTLQDVIRWTVSRFNAAGLFYGHGTDNAWDEAVQLILPTLYLPIDVPSHVMNSRLTSSERLRIVERVIKRINDRTPTAYLTNKAWFCGLEFFVDERVLVPRSPIGELIEAQFQPWLTEEPVRIMDMCTGSGCIAIACAHAFPDAEVDAIDISTDALQVAEQNVQDHGMEQQVFPIRSDLFRDLPKEKYNLIVSNPPYVDEEDMNSLPDEFTHEPELGLAAGTDGLKLVRRILANAPDYLTDDGILICEVGNSMVHMMDQYPEIPFTWIEFSNGGHGVFMITREQLVACADEFSIYKD, encoded by the coding sequence TTGGATAAGATTTTTGTAGAAGAAGCGGTATCAGAACTACACACGCTTCAAGATGTGATTCGTTGGACTGTTAGCCGCTTTAACGCAGCTGGCCTATTTTATGGTCACGGCACTGATAACGCGTGGGATGAGGCAGTACAACTTATCTTACCTACTCTTTATCTGCCGATTGATGTTCCTTCGCATGTAATGAACTCTCGTCTAACGAGCAGCGAACGTCTACGTATCGTTGAGCGTGTGATCAAGCGTATCAATGATCGTACACCAACGGCTTACCTGACCAACAAAGCTTGGTTCTGTGGCCTTGAGTTCTTCGTAGATGAGCGCGTTCTTGTGCCTCGTTCTCCAATTGGTGAGCTGATCGAAGCTCAATTCCAACCTTGGTTGACTGAAGAGCCAGTTCGCATCATGGATATGTGTACGGGCAGTGGTTGTATTGCTATCGCTTGTGCGCACGCATTCCCAGATGCTGAAGTAGACGCAATTGATATCTCTACTGACGCGCTTCAAGTTGCTGAGCAGAACGTTCAAGATCACGGCATGGAGCAACAAGTGTTCCCAATCCGTTCAGATCTTTTCCGTGATCTGCCGAAAGAGAAATACAACCTGATCGTATCTAACCCGCCTTACGTGGACGAAGAAGATATGAACAGCCTGCCAGATGAGTTTACTCATGAGCCAGAACTTGGCCTAGCAGCGGGTACTGACGGTCTGAAATTGGTTCGCCGTATCCTAGCTAACGCACCAGACTACCTAACTGATGACGGTATTCTGATCTGTGAAGTGGGTAACTCGATGGTTCATATGATGGATCAGTACCCTGAGATTCCATTCACTTGGATTGAATTCTCAAACGGTGGTCACGGTGTATTCATGATCACTCGCGAGCAGCTAGTGGCTTGCGCTGACGAGTTCTCTATCTACAAAGACTAG
- the smrB gene encoding endonuclease SmrB — MSKKDTDFDDDFALFNDAVKGVKKLQQDTIVQQPKRNAKQKEITRTARQASDSEFYFSDEFIPHLSEDGPTRYARDDVSKYEVKRLRRGVYVPDVYLDMHGMTQQEAKRELGAMIAHCVKESVACACVQHGIGKHILKQKVPLWLAQHPDVMAFHQAPLEFGGNGALLVLLSIPEK; from the coding sequence ATGAGCAAAAAAGACACCGACTTCGATGACGATTTCGCCCTATTCAACGATGCAGTAAAGGGCGTTAAAAAGTTGCAACAGGATACCATAGTCCAGCAGCCAAAAAGAAATGCCAAGCAAAAAGAAATTACTCGAACGGCAAGACAAGCGAGTGATAGCGAGTTTTATTTCTCAGATGAGTTCATTCCGCACCTTAGCGAAGACGGCCCAACACGTTATGCGCGTGATGATGTCTCTAAATATGAGGTGAAGCGCCTGCGTCGTGGTGTCTACGTACCTGACGTGTATCTTGATATGCATGGTATGACTCAGCAAGAAGCCAAACGTGAGCTTGGCGCGATGATTGCGCACTGCGTAAAAGAGAGCGTAGCGTGTGCCTGCGTTCAACACGGTATCGGCAAACACATCCTTAAACAGAAGGTGCCTTTGTGGTTAGCACAGCACCCCGATGTGATGGCTTTTCACCAAGCGCCATTAGAATTTGGCGGCAACGGTGCGTTGTTGGTACTGCTCTCTATTCCTGAGAAGTAA
- the fadI gene encoding acetyl-CoA C-acyltransferase FadI, translating to MGKQEVKTRSGERVAVVAGLRTPFARQSTEFSQVPAVDLGKMVVSEMLARTDVDPALIEQVVFGQVVQMPEAPNIAREIVLGTGMDINTDAYSVTRACATSFQAAVNVTESIMAGMIDVGIAGGADSSSVLPIGVSKKLAANLLALSKTKTMGQKLKILKTLSVKDLMPVPPAVAEYSTGLSMGQTAEQMAKTHGITREAQDALAHRSHSLASQAWKEGKIKDEVMTAFPAPYKKYLAEDNNIRHDSTVEGYAKLRPAFDRKYGSVTAANATPLTDGGAAVMLMREGKAKELGLEVLGYIRGYAFSAIGVETDMLMGPTYATSQVLKNTGLELSDLTLIEMHEAFAAQVLANVKMFASDEFAQKNLGRDKAIGEIDMEKFNVLGSSIAYGHPFAATGARMMTQTLRELKRRGGGLALNTACAAGGLGAAMILEVE from the coding sequence ATGGGCAAACAGGAAGTCAAAACGCGTTCTGGAGAACGTGTTGCCGTTGTCGCTGGATTACGAACCCCATTCGCTCGTCAGAGCACAGAATTTAGTCAAGTGCCTGCGGTCGACTTAGGCAAAATGGTTGTGAGCGAAATGCTTGCAAGAACTGATGTCGATCCTGCGCTTATTGAACAAGTCGTCTTCGGCCAAGTTGTTCAGATGCCAGAAGCACCAAACATCGCGCGTGAAATCGTGTTGGGAACAGGCATGGACATCAATACCGATGCCTACAGTGTGACACGAGCGTGTGCGACCAGTTTCCAAGCGGCAGTCAACGTGACCGAGAGCATTATGGCGGGCATGATTGATGTCGGCATTGCGGGTGGTGCGGATTCGTCTTCTGTATTGCCAATCGGTGTTTCGAAAAAGTTAGCGGCAAATTTATTAGCGCTGAGCAAAACCAAGACCATGGGTCAAAAGCTGAAGATTCTTAAAACCCTTTCAGTGAAAGACCTTATGCCAGTACCGCCAGCCGTTGCTGAATACTCGACTGGTCTATCCATGGGGCAAACCGCTGAGCAGATGGCGAAGACGCACGGGATTACTCGCGAGGCTCAAGATGCACTTGCTCACCGTTCTCACTCTTTGGCTTCTCAAGCATGGAAAGAAGGCAAGATCAAAGACGAAGTAATGACGGCATTCCCGGCGCCTTACAAAAAGTACCTAGCGGAAGACAACAACATTCGTCACGACTCAACGGTTGAAGGCTACGCGAAGCTGCGTCCTGCATTTGATAGAAAATACGGTAGCGTAACGGCAGCCAATGCTACGCCTCTTACTGACGGCGGCGCTGCGGTTATGTTGATGCGCGAAGGTAAAGCGAAAGAACTAGGCTTAGAAGTGCTTGGTTATATTCGCGGCTATGCGTTCTCAGCAATCGGTGTTGAAACAGATATGCTGATGGGCCCAACGTACGCGACCTCGCAAGTATTGAAGAACACAGGCCTAGAGCTGTCAGATTTAACTCTGATCGAGATGCACGAAGCATTCGCTGCACAAGTGCTGGCGAATGTGAAAATGTTTGCAAGTGACGAGTTTGCTCAGAAGAATCTTGGCCGCGACAAAGCGATCGGTGAGATTGATATGGAGAAGTTCAACGTACTGGGCAGCTCAATTGCTTACGGACACCCGTTTGCTGCGACTGGTGCGCGCATGATGACTCAAACATTACGTGAACTGAAACGTCGCGGTGGCGGCTTGGCACTGAACACAGCTTGTGCAGCTGGTGGTTTAGGTGCAGCAATGATCTTGGAGGTAGAATAA
- the fadJ gene encoding fatty acid oxidation complex subunit alpha FadJ, whose product MSTTLDATTEKETVAQPDSTSATESTKKKATAFSLNIDDQDIAWLAIDVPGEKMNTLQAAFAEEMKAIFEQLKEKQSRVKGLIVHSLKPDNFIAGADVRMLDACKTADEAQSLARQGQEMFQALSDLPYPVVAAIHGPCLGGGLELALACDYRVCTDSDKTRLGLPEVQLGLLPGSGGTQRLPRLIGLLPSLDLILTGKQLRAKKAKSLGVVDACVPDTILLEVAKSFVEKNTGSKKGKRLASKSQASTKEKLISRNGLGRKVIFEQASKKTNQKTRGNYPAADAILDVIRYGLENGFEKGLQYEAKRFSELVMTSESKALRSIFFATTEMKKEHGADAEPKAVKRVGVLGGGLMGAGISHVSVVKAKVPVRIKDVSNEGVLNALNYNYKLFDKQRKRRILSRAGLESKMLQLSGGIDFTSFNHTDVVIEAVFEDLDLKQSMVADIEENAKPETIFATNTSSLPIHKIAEKAKRPENVVGLHYFSPAEKMPLVEVIPHETTSEETISTVVALAKKQGKTPIVVKDTAGFYVNRILAPYMNEAAHLLLANEPIEKLDSTLLDFGFPVGPITLLDEVGVDIGAKIIPILVNELGDRFQGPDVFDILLNDNRKGRKSGKGFYTYKGKKKEVDKSVYKLLKLQPEPKLSDNDIAMRCVLPMLNEAVRCLDDGIIRSPRDGDIGAIFGIGFPPFLGGPFRYMDQIGIKSLVEMMNDFAKKYGDRFAPCDGLLTRAGLDESFYK is encoded by the coding sequence ATGTCTACGACTCTTGATGCAACAACAGAAAAGGAAACAGTCGCTCAACCAGATTCAACGTCTGCGACTGAATCAACCAAAAAGAAAGCGACGGCATTCTCTCTTAACATCGATGACCAAGATATTGCTTGGCTAGCGATCGATGTACCAGGCGAGAAAATGAATACGCTACAAGCGGCTTTTGCTGAAGAGATGAAAGCGATCTTTGAGCAGTTAAAAGAAAAGCAAAGCCGCGTTAAGGGCTTAATCGTTCACTCACTTAAGCCAGATAACTTTATTGCTGGTGCTGATGTGCGAATGCTGGATGCGTGTAAAACCGCTGATGAAGCTCAGTCTCTTGCTCGTCAAGGTCAGGAAATGTTCCAAGCGCTATCTGATCTTCCTTACCCAGTCGTTGCGGCAATTCATGGTCCGTGTCTTGGTGGCGGTTTAGAGCTCGCATTAGCGTGTGACTACCGTGTGTGTACCGATTCCGATAAGACACGTCTTGGTCTGCCAGAAGTGCAACTAGGCTTACTACCGGGTTCTGGTGGTACGCAGCGTCTCCCTCGTTTGATTGGCTTGCTACCATCGCTCGATCTGATTCTCACAGGTAAACAGCTGCGCGCTAAGAAAGCGAAATCGCTTGGTGTTGTGGATGCTTGTGTCCCAGATACTATTTTGCTTGAAGTAGCGAAAAGCTTCGTTGAAAAGAATACGGGCAGTAAAAAAGGTAAGCGTCTGGCGTCTAAAAGCCAAGCTTCGACCAAAGAGAAACTGATTTCGCGCAATGGCCTTGGCCGTAAGGTGATTTTTGAACAAGCGTCGAAGAAGACCAATCAGAAAACTCGTGGTAACTACCCAGCAGCTGACGCGATTCTTGATGTGATTCGTTATGGCCTAGAGAACGGCTTTGAAAAAGGTCTTCAGTACGAAGCGAAGCGTTTCTCTGAATTAGTAATGACTTCTGAATCAAAAGCCCTTCGTTCAATCTTCTTTGCTACCACTGAAATGAAGAAAGAACACGGTGCAGATGCAGAACCGAAAGCGGTTAAGCGCGTTGGTGTGTTGGGTGGCGGTCTTATGGGCGCAGGTATCAGCCATGTCAGCGTGGTGAAAGCAAAAGTACCAGTCCGTATTAAAGACGTATCAAATGAAGGTGTGCTGAATGCGCTTAACTACAACTACAAGTTGTTCGATAAGCAGCGTAAGCGTCGTATTCTGAGCCGTGCTGGACTAGAAAGTAAGATGCTTCAGCTTTCTGGTGGTATCGACTTTACGAGTTTCAACCACACTGACGTAGTGATTGAAGCGGTGTTTGAGGATCTAGACCTTAAGCAGTCGATGGTTGCAGACATTGAAGAAAATGCTAAGCCAGAGACGATCTTCGCGACCAACACATCTTCACTGCCAATCCATAAGATAGCGGAGAAGGCGAAGCGACCAGAAAATGTGGTCGGTCTTCACTACTTCAGCCCTGCTGAGAAAATGCCGCTGGTAGAGGTTATCCCTCATGAGACAACCTCAGAAGAGACTATCTCGACTGTAGTGGCATTAGCGAAGAAGCAAGGCAAAACCCCGATTGTTGTTAAAGATACGGCAGGTTTCTATGTGAACCGTATTCTTGCTCCGTACATGAATGAAGCGGCACATCTGCTATTGGCAAATGAGCCGATTGAAAAGCTCGACAGCACGTTATTGGATTTCGGCTTCCCGGTCGGCCCTATTACCTTGCTAGATGAGGTGGGTGTTGATATCGGCGCTAAGATCATCCCGATTTTGGTCAATGAATTAGGCGATCGTTTCCAAGGCCCTGATGTGTTCGACATTCTTCTGAACGACAACCGTAAAGGGCGTAAGAGTGGTAAAGGTTTCTATACTTACAAAGGTAAGAAGAAGGAAGTCGATAAGTCAGTTTACAAGCTGCTTAAGCTGCAACCTGAACCTAAACTAAGTGATAACGACATCGCTATGCGTTGTGTGTTACCAATGCTCAACGAAGCGGTTCGTTGTCTCGACGATGGTATTATCCGTAGCCCTCGTGATGGCGATATTGGTGCTATTTTCGGTATTGGTTTCCCTCCATTCCTAGGTGGTCCGTTCCGTTATATGGATCAAATCGGTATTAAGTCACTGGTTGAGATGATGAACGACTTCGCTAAGAAGTACGGTGATCGTTTTGCACCATGTGATGGCCTACTGACACGTGCTGGTCTGGATGAGTCTTTTTACAAGTAA